From Daphnia magna isolate NIES linkage group LG2, ASM2063170v1.1, whole genome shotgun sequence:
TTCTCATCAGCGACCCAGTTGACGGTGAGGACAACACCATCGGGAGTAGTGAAAGAGTAAGATCCTTTGGAGACGGTTCCAATATCTTCGGGTTTAGGTCCGACTTGTTTCTGGTTGCCGCTCTCTGACACTTTTGTGCCATCGGCACTCTCGAAACTATGTAAATGAAGATGAAATTCATTCTTAGTGTGTCAAGACGTTGTAAATTATCAGCAATTGATAGGATTGAACTTACGCAAACGAGTAACTGCCATCGGCGTTCATTTCGCTGTTGGatgaaataatttcaattgGTTTCTTGTCTCCTTGTGGTGCGGCAAtggcaacagccaagaaagcgaGAGCAATGATCTATTGCAACGCCAGAATTATTGAGATTGTTAAGTATGAACATGTAATAGAAAATTGCTGGAGCAAAGACTtacgaatttcatttttgcaagTTTTGGATTATCCTGTTGTTCTTCTGGAGAAGGCTGAGAGAGGATTGTGATGATAGTTCTCGGCAGGTTCCTCTTTTATGTACCCCACACGGTCTGAAAGCTGAGGGTCATTCCCTTCTCTTACGTTGAAGAATTGACTCTCCCAAAGTCTCCCCGCAATGTCGATTTTCAATCAGAAACTTCGGACGATGTCATAAGAAACGCATTTGAcccactttttaaaaaagacaACCCCTATCCTTTGGTCTACTATTCATTTCAGTCATTTTATTGAGATATGGCACTGCCATCGAGTGACAATCCAACATCCTGTGAAAACCGGAACTCCCCACTAACGAAATAAACCGGAcaacaattttgatttggaattCGATTAAACCTATTGCTAAAACCAATATGAAACGCCTATTTCGAATAGGTGATTAGCTTTTGTGTTAGTtatggatattttttttttaccaaatcGGAATCAAAGTGACTTAGATAAACCCACTTTGAATTCAAGTGACTCAAAAACTATGTGTCTCACTTAAAAACAAGGTCATTTTTCTTGATCCTTGTTAAATTTTCTACCTAAGTGACATATTTTGATAGTTACATCTAGGTTTTTGATAAAATAATGAAATGAGCAAAATagtcgggcttattttgttgtgcttattttttaaatccatttttttcgtgaaaaaacTCGGACTTAAAATTTTAACTTGGATTTCGATTAGATCTAACCTGTAATAACCCATTTCATTTGCTGATTTCCAATAAAATATCAGTTTCCTTTGTTAAATACgtagaatttaaaataaaacggaAATAAGAAGACGCGGACAGTATAAATCCCTTAATTTCACTTAAGTAACCCCATAGTTACAATATAAAAACGCAAACGATTGCCCAGgaataatttgttttccaGCAGTAGTAGCAAAATGGTTttaattaaaacaaatttttctttattaaaaaaacaaaggagaTAATTACATTGGACTTTGCCAAAAGAGGCAACGGATTCAAGAATTTGGTCGAGGGGCTACAAGTTGATAGGTAATCAATGGACAGATTTACAGAAGACCAGCAGCTTTCAAGTCGGCCAACATCTTCACGACATGCTCGGGCATGGGGGGAGGAGTAGGCAAATGGTCACCGGTGGCCTGGAATCCTTTCTCATCAGCAACCCAGTTAACAGTGAGGACAACACCATCGGGAGTAGTGAAAGAGTAGGATCCTTTGGAGACGGTTCCAATATCCTCGGGTTTAGGTCCGACTTGTTTCTGGTTGCCACTTTCCTGCACTTTAGTGCCATCGGCACTCTCGAAACTGGCAAAAATTGAGATTTTAAATCCAGTCCACAAAATGGAATTGCACCATGAACTTACTCGAAAGAGTAGCTGCCATCAGCGTTCATTTCGCTATTGGAtgaaataatttcaatggGTTTCTTGTCACCTTGCGGTGCAGCCACAGCTACGGCCAAGAAAGCGAGTGCGATAATCTGTTATGAAATAAGAAGGACAATGGGATATCAAATTAGAATGGGAATGGAAACTGATTAAAGCTCAAGTAATCACTTACGAATTTCATTCTGGAAAGTTTAGTTATTTTGTTCCTTGTCTGAAGACAGTTGAAGAGGATGTGTGATGATGGTCGGACATGCTGGCCAGCTTTTATATCCCTCCTTTTCTTGTATACGAAGGATGCGCTCACTTCGGAGAACATTGATGTCGATGccaatatttttacagagGCTTTCGCATCCTTTCTTTAAGTTTGTGGGACGGTGCACGATCAGTGCGTATTCGAAACAACAAGAGATTCCTTGGGAACGGAGTGCCCTCCGACGAAAGGTGTTTTGCATGAAGGCGTAACAAACCTTCACCCGTCTCTCGTGAGTCTGGTGGGGAAATCTCCATTGAACATGGCAGCTTAACTGGCAAAGAAATCCGACCATTCTTTTATTCACATCTTGAATTTGTAGAATAAcagctgttttttctttttcaatggGTGGCAGTGCAATGTACAATAAAATCAATGGTCACGGACAAAtgcaattttgaaaaaccCTGGATCACTAGTAACTTGACGAATAGAAactgaaataaaaactcaaaattCCTCCCCAAAATACTTTTACTATATCTTCATGATCTTTGTAATGGTTTTTCAAAAGCGCAAACGGCTAaagaattttgaaataatgAATTGAATGAATACGAATCAAATAAACACCGCCACAGGGGTAGAAAATCTGTATTTTTTGCAACTCTGACATGTCTTCCTGACGGAAGAGCTATGCTGCAAATTTAAACGGAGCAAGACCTCATTCTTTATAAtaccacattttaaaaacatctCTTATCACCAACTTATCAACGAGTGGTGCTTTAACGAAACATTTTGCGAAGCCTTTTTGATGTCAATGCCATTTTCTCTACAGATATTTGTCTTCTTATTAAGGTCgttccaaaaaaatgtaacgaATTAGCTAGTACGTTGTGTTCCTTATTCttttgaatgaaaaacaaacacgtGAAATATTAGATTTTTGTTGGTTCCGTTATTCCCGAAGCAGGTTTCCTGACCACTTTGAAA
This genomic window contains:
- the LOC116915525 gene encoding larval cuticle protein 1 isoform X4, which encodes MKFIIALAFLAVAIAAPQGDKKPIEIISSNSEMNADGSYSFAFESADGTKVSESGNQKQVGPKPEDIGTVSKGSYSFTTPDGVVLTVNWVADENGFQATGDHLPTPPPMPEHVVKMLADLKAAGVL
- the LOC116915487 gene encoding larval cuticle protein 1, encoding MFSEVSASFVYKKRRDIKAGQHVRPSSHILFNCLQTRNKITKLSRMKFIIALAFLAVAVAAPQGDKKPIEIISSNSEMNADGSYSFDFESADGTKVQESGNQKQVGPKPEDIGTVSKGSYSFTTPDGVVLTVNWVADEKGFQATGDHLPTPPPMPEHVVKMLADLKAAGLL